In a single window of the Thermoproteales archaeon genome:
- a CDS encoding magnesium transporter — protein MLYPGILGVRGAISGIFSGRLSTALHLGRVKPSLRKNTYYYYLLVAFIFLMPVIGGVLLGLSMAFVLVVFYNASMLEVLTLPIITVSSIFLSTVLLVPIASKIAFTAFKRGLDPDVILYPIMSTISDLGATLIYVFIIKLFQNFAIILFTASMIAVFISYRKFKDNKEFIESVKQSIYAIIWLLIFENVAGAFLHSVSSRLKDFSSIMTLYPVLIDSLGDMGSIIGSRLTTHIAIGHVSIGKELFTDYSGDLLAITLTAFIFYSTIGLMMIVCGNFFLIIMIASAIAIALMTPIALFTAIIMHNHGLDPDNFVNPVVSSMADSIMTLGLWLAAIILSP, from the coding sequence ATGCTCTATCCTGGCATTCTAGGTGTTAGAGGAGCAATAAGTGGTATTTTTAGCGGCAGACTAAGTACAGCTTTGCACTTAGGACGTGTAAAGCCAAGTTTAAGAAAAAACACGTATTACTACTATCTTCTAGTAGCATTTATCTTCCTCATGCCTGTAATAGGTGGAGTTTTGCTAGGGCTATCAATGGCATTTGTATTGGTTGTTTTTTACAATGCCTCGATGTTAGAGGTACTGACGTTACCGATAATTACCGTTTCATCAATTTTCCTATCAACTGTTTTACTAGTTCCGATAGCGTCTAAAATAGCTTTTACAGCATTTAAACGTGGTTTGGATCCGGACGTTATTCTATATCCTATAATGTCAACAATATCCGATTTGGGTGCTACGCTAATTTATGTTTTTATAATTAAACTATTCCAAAATTTCGCTATAATATTATTCACTGCGTCGATGATAGCTGTATTCATATCGTATAGGAAGTTTAAGGACAATAAGGAATTTATAGAGTCTGTCAAGCAGTCAATTTATGCTATTATATGGTTGTTAATTTTCGAAAATGTTGCAGGAGCTTTTCTCCACTCCGTATCTTCGAGATTAAAAGATTTTTCCTCAATAATGACGCTATATCCAGTGCTTATAGATTCGTTAGGCGATATGGGTTCAATAATAGGATCACGGTTGACAACGCATATAGCTATAGGACATGTATCAATAGGTAAAGAATTATTTACTGATTATAGTGGAGATTTACTCGCTATTACGCTTACAGCTTTCATTTTCTACTCTACAATCGGATTGATGATGATTGTATGTGGAAATTTCTTTTTAATAATTATGATAGCAAGCGCTATAGCCATAGCATTAATGACTCCAATCGCGCTCTTTACAGCAATAATCATGCATAACCATGGATTAGACCCAGACAATTTTGTAAATCCAGTCGTAAGCTCAATGGCAGATTCTATAATGACTTTAGGTTTATGGCTAGCAGCTATAATATTATCTCCATAA